The proteins below are encoded in one region of Betaproteobacteria bacterium:
- a CDS encoding flagellar basal body rod protein FlgF, with protein sequence MDRLIYTAMTGAKHVFMQQAGTANNLANASTIGFKAQEHRFRAVPVLGDGMPTRAFVVDASVSDVMDQGPLMFSGRNLDVAVNGKGWIAVQMPDGSEAYTRAGSLDVDVTGLLQTKSGLTVAGDGGPINIPPDNTIEIAPDGTVSIVPTFGTPNNANAVGRIKLVNPPEADMVRGGDGLFRMRDNQPAPADQNVKLAPGTLEGSNVNVTDAMVNLISLSRQFEMQMKMMQTADTNAQRADQLLSLSA encoded by the coding sequence ATGGATCGCCTGATCTACACGGCAATGACCGGTGCCAAGCATGTTTTCATGCAACAGGCCGGGACAGCAAATAACCTGGCCAACGCCAGTACCATTGGCTTCAAGGCACAGGAGCATCGCTTTCGGGCGGTGCCTGTGCTGGGCGATGGCATGCCAACGCGCGCGTTTGTGGTCGACGCGTCGGTCAGTGACGTGATGGATCAGGGTCCGTTGATGTTTTCCGGGCGCAACCTCGACGTGGCGGTCAATGGCAAGGGCTGGATTGCTGTTCAGATGCCGGATGGCAGCGAGGCCTACACCCGGGCAGGTAGCCTGGATGTGGATGTCACAGGACTGTTGCAAACAAAGAGTGGCCTGACGGTAGCCGGCGATGGTGGACCGATCAATATTCCGCCCGACAATACGATTGAAATCGCGCCGGATGGCACGGTATCCATCGTTCCTACCTTTGGCACGCCCAATAATGCCAATGCGGTTGGGCGGATCAAGCTGGTCAATCCCCCGGAGGCCGACATGGTTCGCGGTGGCGATGGCTTGTTCCGTATGCGTGACAACCAGCCAGCGCCTGCCGACCAGAATGTCAAACTGGCCCCCGGAACGTTGGAGGGCAGCAACGTGAATGTGACGGATGCCATGGTGAATTTGATCAGCTTGTCACGCCAGTTCGAAATGCAGATGAAGATGATGCAGACCGCTGACACCAATGCTCAACGCGCTGATCAATTGCTGTCCCTGAGTGCCTGA
- a CDS encoding flagellar basal body L-ring protein FlgH, translating into MNFIFLLFLLLTAGCSTVPPTNVHQPMTARPSPRFDMPNGNGAIYQAANSRPLFEDRRARYVGDTITVKITESTTASTKSNNKLDKSNVATASVSGLTGLPGKGLLGLDLNAQSANAFSGKGEAANNNIFNGNMTVTVIDVMPNGNLLISGEKQVAIGSEQQFVRISGVVNPSFVDAFNVVESSKIADARIEYKSSGQVSDGQIMGWLARFFLNVMPF; encoded by the coding sequence ATGAATTTCATTTTTCTGCTTTTTTTACTGTTGACCGCAGGATGTTCGACGGTACCACCTACCAACGTGCATCAGCCAATGACGGCTCGTCCATCGCCGCGTTTTGATATGCCGAATGGCAATGGTGCGATCTATCAGGCAGCAAACAGCCGCCCCTTGTTCGAAGACAGACGGGCCCGTTATGTGGGCGATACGATTACTGTCAAGATTACGGAAAGCACCACCGCCTCAACGAAATCCAACAACAAGCTTGATAAGTCGAATGTCGCCACGGCTTCTGTCAGTGGCTTGACCGGCTTGCCCGGCAAGGGGTTGCTCGGTCTCGATCTTAATGCGCAAAGCGCCAATGCCTTCAGTGGCAAAGGTGAGGCAGCCAACAATAATATCTTTAACGGCAACATGACGGTGACCGTGATCGACGTCATGCCGAATGGCAACTTGTTGATTTCCGGAGAGAAGCAGGTGGCAATCGGTAGTGAGCAGCAATTTGTGCGCATTTCCGGCGTGGTTAATCCCAGTTTTGTCGATGCATTCAACGTTGTCGAATCGTCGAAGATTGCCGACGCTCGGATCGAGTACAAATCGTCCGGCCAGGTTAGCGATGGTCAGATCATGGGTTGGTTGGCACGGTTCTTCCTTAATGTGATGCCGTTCTAG
- the flgB gene encoding flagellar basal body rod protein FlgB, whose amino-acid sequence MASLEQKISVLSQAMNLRTQRHQVLASNIANADTPNYKARDFSFEGAMRNAMSGNLTAGGVELARTSAGHMDGAGNGGPASLMYRADVQSAVDGNTVDMDVERSNITENALQYQILTQLISEQFKGVRSALASTSS is encoded by the coding sequence ATGGCAAGTCTCGAACAGAAAATTTCAGTTCTCAGTCAGGCGATGAACCTGCGCACGCAGCGTCATCAAGTTCTGGCATCCAACATCGCGAATGCGGACACGCCGAATTACAAGGCGCGTGATTTCAGTTTCGAAGGCGCAATGCGTAACGCCATGTCAGGAAACTTGACGGCGGGTGGTGTCGAATTGGCGCGCACCTCTGCTGGTCATATGGATGGCGCCGGCAACGGCGGACCCGCTTCGCTCATGTATCGGGCAGACGTTCAGTCGGCGGTCGATGGTAATACCGTTGACATGGATGTCGAGCGTTCAAACATCACTGAAAATGCACTGCAATATCAGATTCTTACGCAATTGATCAGCGAGCAGTTCAAAGGCGTGCGCAGTGCGCTTGCCTCGACGTCGAGCTAA
- the flgJ gene encoding flagellar assembly peptidoglycan hydrolase FlgJ encodes MSIQVQNQPNRAAFDVKSAQDLRSEFAKDPQGGLKAAAQQFETLFLQQVLKSMRDTVPQDGVLNSDQSRFYTSLLDQQMAQNLSASGKGVGFAKLIEQQLGKTIAATQGESASTVPANPAGTSLPLAASDARHLQYQTVLSSLPTLASYQKLDVNQSALNTTDAPATSKEFVGRVWPHAVEASRSTGIPPQFLVGHSALESGWGKSEIKRADGSSSYNLFGIKAGKNWTGQTVDATTTEYVDGQPRQVVERFRAYGSYEEGFRDYANLLRNNSRYGAVIGSQDGTEFAKRLQQAGYATDPMYADKLSRIINGPTMRQALIG; translated from the coding sequence ATGTCGATACAGGTTCAGAATCAGCCGAATCGGGCGGCGTTTGACGTCAAATCCGCGCAGGATTTGCGCAGCGAGTTTGCCAAGGATCCGCAGGGCGGACTGAAGGCAGCTGCGCAGCAATTCGAAACCCTGTTCCTGCAGCAAGTGCTGAAAAGTATGCGGGATACAGTGCCACAGGATGGCGTTTTGAATAGTGATCAATCGCGCTTCTATACCTCGCTGCTTGATCAGCAAATGGCCCAGAATCTTTCGGCCAGCGGGAAAGGTGTGGGTTTTGCCAAGCTGATCGAGCAGCAATTGGGGAAGACAATCGCAGCGACTCAAGGCGAGTCTGCCTCGACAGTGCCGGCAAACCCTGCCGGCACAAGCTTGCCGCTTGCCGCTTCCGATGCCCGTCATCTGCAGTATCAAACAGTCCTGAGTAGCTTGCCGACTTTGGCGTCTTATCAGAAATTGGATGTGAATCAGTCGGCACTGAATACGACCGACGCACCGGCGACATCGAAGGAGTTTGTCGGTCGCGTGTGGCCGCATGCGGTGGAGGCTTCGCGGTCAACCGGAATCCCACCGCAATTTCTGGTTGGACATTCAGCCCTGGAAAGTGGCTGGGGCAAGAGCGAGATCAAGCGGGCAGATGGCTCCAGCAGCTATAACCTTTTCGGCATCAAGGCAGGAAAGAACTGGACCGGCCAGACCGTCGATGCGACCACCACTGAATACGTGGATGGCCAACCCCGGCAGGTGGTAGAACGCTTCCGGGCGTACGGCTCCTACGAAGAAGGATTCCGGGATTACGCTAACCTGCTGCGTAACAATTCTCGCTATGGCGCTGTTATTGGGTCTCAGGATGGCACGGAGTTTGCGAAACGTTTGCAACAGGCCGGTTATGCCACTGATCCGATGTACGCAGACAAATTGTCGCGCATTATCAATGGCCCGACCATGCGGCAAGCATTGATTGGTTGA
- the flgC gene encoding flagellar basal body rod protein FlgC, translating into MSLFNVFQVSSSAMTAQSMRLNTVASNLANADSVISSDGKPYRSKQVVFEATPMGGAGEMSKGVRVRQVVEDASPPRLVYDPKNPAADEKGYVAFPNVNVVDEMTNMISASRSYQTNVEVMNTAKTMMLRTLQIGQG; encoded by the coding sequence ATGAGTCTTTTCAATGTCTTCCAGGTTTCATCCAGCGCCATGACAGCGCAGTCGATGCGCCTGAATACCGTGGCTTCCAACCTGGCAAATGCCGACAGCGTAATTTCTTCTGATGGAAAGCCTTATCGCTCCAAGCAGGTAGTTTTCGAGGCGACGCCAATGGGAGGTGCCGGCGAAATGTCGAAAGGCGTTCGTGTGCGGCAGGTGGTCGAAGATGCCTCGCCACCCCGGCTCGTCTACGACCCCAAAAATCCTGCTGCAGACGAGAAGGGCTATGTGGCCTTCCCCAATGTCAATGTGGTCGATGAAATGACGAACATGATTTCCGCCTCGCGTTCCTATCAAACGAACGTCGAGGTAATGAATACCGCCAAGACCATGATGCTGCGCACCTTGCAGATCGGTCAAGGTTAA
- the flgG gene encoding flagellar basal-body rod protein FlgG, with translation MIRSLWIARTGLDAQQTQLDVISNNLANVSTNGFKRSRAVFEDLLYQNLRQPGAQSSQQTQIPTGLQLGTGVRPVATAHIFTQGNLQKTDNALDLAAQGSGFFQILLPDGTTGYTRDGSFQKDNQGQIVTSDGYPLQPNITIPATALSVSIGTDGTVSVTQPGTAAATQIGSIQLATFINPAGLQSIGQNLFLETAASGTPTPNTPGTNGAGTVNQGYVETSNVNVAEELVTMIQTQRAYELNSKVISTSDAMLGRLTQL, from the coding sequence ATGATTCGTTCCCTGTGGATTGCCCGTACCGGCCTGGATGCCCAACAGACCCAGTTGGATGTCATCTCCAATAATCTGGCCAACGTCAGTACCAACGGTTTCAAGCGCTCCCGCGCAGTCTTCGAGGATCTGCTTTATCAGAACCTGAGGCAGCCCGGTGCGCAGTCGTCGCAACAGACGCAGATTCCGACCGGCCTTCAGCTTGGAACCGGCGTCCGCCCGGTGGCTACTGCGCATATTTTTACGCAGGGCAATTTGCAGAAGACTGACAATGCGCTCGATTTGGCGGCGCAGGGTAGTGGGTTTTTCCAGATATTGCTGCCGGACGGGACGACAGGTTATACCCGCGACGGGTCGTTTCAAAAGGACAACCAAGGGCAGATCGTCACTTCCGACGGCTACCCCCTTCAACCCAACATCACGATCCCGGCCACCGCCTTGTCGGTCAGCATAGGTACGGACGGGACCGTTTCAGTGACCCAGCCAGGTACGGCTGCCGCGACGCAAATCGGCAGCATCCAGTTGGCAACCTTCATCAATCCGGCTGGCTTGCAAAGCATCGGTCAGAATCTCTTTCTGGAAACTGCTGCCAGCGGTACGCCAACGCCGAATACGCCGGGAACGAATGGTGCCGGTACGGTCAATCAAGGCTATGTCGAAACCTCCAATGTCAACGTGGCGGAGGAGTTGGTGACCATGATCCAGACTCAGCGTGCCTACGAGTTGAATTCCAAGGTGATTTCTACCTCCGACGCCATGCTGGGGCGTCTGACGCAACTGTGA
- the flgE gene encoding flagellar hook protein FlgE yields MAFQQALSGLNGASKAIDATSHNIANSSTVGYKSSVAHFGDVYAASLAGAGSSQIGIGVNLSAIQQQFTQGNITSTNNPLDISINGAGFFRMDQNGATTYSRNGQFHLDKNGYVINDQGMKLTGYAAQSGIVIPSTPSPIQISASDLSPQATGLNSSSTFNGVKASLNLDSRKTEPTTALNDGGAAGSATAFAPDPLSYNYSTALSIYDTLGNAHTQTFYFRKTANAGEWAVYSNVDGTTNQNVSSTTQAPAGQGPIGLLQFDSYGKLTSSPMTVTVDMLNVMKSSGQPLGNGSLSPQTFTLDFTGTTQFGSAFGTNRLEQDGYAAGHLVGLSVGADGIVQGRYSNGQTFAQGQVVLANFTNPNGLQALGNNQWSETSTSGPALVGAPNTSNLGVLTSSSVEESNVDLTAELVNLITQQRNYQANAQSIKTQDQIMQTLVNLR; encoded by the coding sequence ATGGCATTCCAGCAAGCATTGAGCGGTCTGAATGGCGCCTCCAAGGCAATTGACGCGACCAGCCACAATATCGCCAACTCCAGCACCGTTGGCTACAAGTCTTCGGTCGCTCACTTTGGCGATGTGTATGCGGCCTCATTGGCCGGCGCGGGTTCCAGTCAGATCGGCATCGGTGTCAATCTCTCGGCGATCCAGCAGCAATTTACCCAAGGCAATATCACCTCGACGAATAATCCGCTGGATATTTCGATCAATGGCGCCGGTTTCTTCCGCATGGATCAGAACGGCGCGACGACATATTCGCGTAATGGTCAGTTCCATCTGGACAAAAATGGCTACGTGATCAACGACCAAGGGATGAAGCTAACTGGCTATGCAGCTCAGTCAGGCATCGTTATTCCTTCTACACCGTCGCCAATTCAGATCTCCGCATCCGACCTGTCGCCTCAGGCGACCGGCTTGAATTCCAGCAGCACCTTCAATGGCGTCAAAGCGAGCCTGAATCTTGATTCTCGTAAGACGGAGCCGACCACCGCGTTGAACGATGGTGGTGCTGCCGGCTCCGCCACGGCCTTTGCGCCCGATCCGCTAAGTTATAACTACTCGACGGCGCTGTCCATTTACGACACCTTGGGCAATGCGCATACCCAGACTTTCTATTTCCGCAAGACAGCGAATGCGGGAGAGTGGGCGGTTTATTCGAATGTCGATGGCACAACCAATCAGAATGTGTCGTCGACGACTCAAGCCCCAGCAGGCCAGGGTCCGATTGGCCTGCTGCAATTTGATTCCTACGGAAAGCTAACTTCCAGTCCGATGACGGTTACTGTGGATATGCTGAATGTGATGAAGAGTAGCGGCCAGCCTTTGGGTAATGGTTCGCTCTCTCCACAGACATTCACGCTCGACTTTACCGGCACGACACAGTTCGGTAGCGCCTTTGGCACCAACCGCCTGGAGCAGGACGGCTACGCCGCAGGGCACCTGGTCGGCTTGTCGGTCGGTGCTGACGGCATCGTGCAAGGCCGCTATAGCAATGGTCAGACTTTTGCCCAAGGCCAGGTAGTGCTGGCGAACTTCACCAATCCCAATGGCTTGCAGGCGCTTGGTAACAATCAGTGGAGCGAAACCTCAACGTCCGGTCCGGCGCTGGTTGGTGCCCCAAATACTTCTAATCTGGGCGTTTTGACCTCCTCGTCTGTTGAAGAGTCCAATGTTGATCTGACCGCCGAACTGGTTAACCTGATTACGCAGCAGCGCAACTACCAGGCTAATGCGCAGTCGATCAAGACGCAGGACCAGATCATGCAGACGTTGGTCAATCTTCGTTAA
- the flgK gene encoding flagellar hook-associated protein FlgK → MSTGIYSIGVSGIAAAQLNLLATEHNVVNASTPGYTRQRAVQATNIAVNTGAGSIGQGVHVQTIERMYDRYLTGQLNSAQTSVSEINANYAEISQIDNLLADPSAGLTPALQDFFSGVQQVASNPSLLSARESMVSSATTLVNRFQSLDSRLSEISDEVNGKIQDAVTSINSYSSQIADLNQRIIVAESSYGQPANDLLDQRDTLINELNKLIKVSTSTNSNGSFNVFIGTGQQLVVGDQAMTLTAMAASADPSRIAVGLQTMTGSSMELPEQLISGGQLGGLVSFRNESLDKAMNELGRVAASVALTFNAQHALGMDLSGNASGDGAAFNADFFNVANLIPTVNANSHNTGNLVVTAQLTNPPPYGPEVSDGNFYTNLTSSDYRLTYAGKNAANVDLFSLSRLSDNKQWSADTLTNLTATVQSTEGFGISVQSGGANIGDSFLIQPTRNAAKNVSVDPVIAADSRAVAAAVPFRTSATDTNKGNGAISSGKTVPGFDVNLLRAGDITVTYNAASPTQLSFTGLGLSDTVIVKLPGSAESAPALPPVAYTQGMTISVDGMSFQLTGQPSDGDTFKLSLNSAGTADGRNALALGQLQTKNTMAGAKATFQGAYAQLVANNGIKTRELKVTGDAQQAVLDQAQATRDSLSGVNLDEEAANMIRFQQAYQASAKLLEIGKTLFDTILQIR, encoded by the coding sequence ATGAGCACAGGAATTTACAGTATTGGCGTTAGTGGTATTGCAGCGGCCCAGTTGAACTTGCTGGCGACCGAGCACAACGTCGTCAACGCCAGTACGCCGGGTTATACCCGGCAGCGCGCGGTTCAGGCGACCAATATCGCCGTAAACACTGGTGCCGGATCAATTGGGCAAGGCGTTCATGTCCAGACTATCGAGCGCATGTACGACCGCTATTTGACCGGGCAGCTGAATTCAGCTCAGACAAGTGTGAGTGAGATTAATGCCAACTATGCAGAAATCAGCCAGATCGACAATCTTCTGGCGGATCCATCTGCTGGACTGACCCCGGCGTTGCAGGATTTTTTCAGCGGGGTTCAGCAGGTGGCGTCGAATCCTTCGCTACTCTCTGCTCGCGAGTCGATGGTCTCGTCGGCCACCACCTTGGTTAATCGTTTTCAGTCTCTGGATTCCCGTTTGAGTGAGATTTCCGACGAAGTTAACGGAAAGATTCAGGATGCGGTGACGAGCATCAACAGCTATTCAAGCCAGATCGCGGACCTTAACCAGCGCATAATTGTTGCGGAGTCCTCCTACGGTCAGCCGGCAAATGATTTGCTGGATCAACGCGATACGTTGATCAATGAACTGAACAAACTGATCAAGGTATCGACCAGTACCAACAGTAATGGCTCTTTCAATGTCTTTATTGGGACAGGACAGCAACTGGTGGTCGGTGATCAAGCGATGACCCTTACTGCCATGGCGGCCAGTGCTGATCCTTCGCGCATTGCCGTTGGTTTGCAGACTATGACCGGCAGTTCGATGGAACTACCGGAGCAGCTAATTTCCGGCGGACAACTCGGTGGACTGGTGTCGTTCAGGAATGAATCACTGGATAAGGCGATGAATGAATTGGGACGGGTCGCTGCTTCGGTAGCGCTCACATTCAACGCGCAGCATGCGCTGGGGATGGATTTGTCGGGTAACGCCAGCGGTGACGGTGCAGCCTTCAACGCAGACTTTTTTAACGTCGCGAATCTGATACCAACGGTAAATGCGAATAGTCACAATACCGGCAACCTGGTTGTTACCGCTCAATTGACTAATCCGCCGCCTTACGGCCCAGAGGTGAGTGACGGTAATTTTTATACTAATTTGACCTCAAGTGACTATCGGCTCACTTATGCAGGGAAAAATGCCGCTAACGTTGATCTCTTTTCGTTGAGCCGATTGTCAGATAATAAGCAGTGGTCAGCGGATACGCTAACAAATTTGACGGCGACAGTTCAAAGTACCGAAGGGTTTGGAATTTCTGTCCAGAGTGGCGGGGCGAATATAGGCGATAGTTTTCTTATTCAACCCACTCGCAATGCCGCAAAGAATGTTTCTGTGGATCCCGTTATAGCAGCAGATTCCAGAGCAGTAGCGGCAGCGGTTCCATTTCGTACGAGCGCAACCGATACCAACAAGGGAAACGGTGCAATTTCGTCTGGAAAGACCGTTCCCGGGTTCGATGTAAATTTGCTACGCGCCGGCGATATTACGGTTACCTATAATGCTGCGTCACCAACCCAACTTAGTTTCACTGGTTTGGGCTTGTCCGATACAGTCATCGTTAAATTGCCTGGCAGTGCCGAAAGTGCCCCGGCATTGCCGCCGGTCGCTTATACCCAGGGCATGACCATATCGGTCGACGGCATGAGTTTTCAGCTAACCGGGCAGCCTAGCGATGGTGATACTTTCAAGCTCTCGCTGAATTCGGCGGGTACCGCGGATGGTCGAAATGCGCTGGCCTTGGGGCAGTTGCAGACAAAAAACACGATGGCCGGTGCCAAGGCAACATTTCAGGGGGCTTATGCCCAATTGGTTGCCAATAATGGCATCAAGACCCGGGAGTTGAAGGTGACGGGCGATGCTCAGCAGGCGGTGCTGGATCAGGCCCAAGCCACGCGTGATTCATTGTCCGGCGTTAATCTGGACGAAGAAGCTGCCAATATGATTCGCTTTCAGCAGGCTTATCAAGCATCTGCCAAACTACTAGAAATTGGCAAAACGCTGTTTGATACCATTCTGCAAATTCGTTAA
- the flgM gene encoding flagellar biosynthesis anti-sigma factor FlgM produces the protein MKIDSTYKPATSAISPKPATTQSSMPTAAQDEVSLSKLAGTLQSGEHPPINMARIQEIKQAISEGRFKINPEAIADRLIESSRELLNSSKQRQA, from the coding sequence ATGAAGATCGATAGCACTTACAAGCCAGCGACATCAGCCATCTCGCCCAAGCCGGCAACAACCCAATCTTCCATGCCCACAGCGGCACAGGATGAGGTCAGTCTTAGCAAACTGGCTGGCACGCTACAATCAGGCGAACATCCGCCGATCAACATGGCACGCATTCAGGAAATCAAGCAGGCGATTTCAGAAGGCCGCTTCAAGATCAATCCGGAAGCAATCGCCGACCGACTGATAGAGTCAAGCCGCGAACTGCTCAACAGTAGCAAACAGCGCCAGGCATGA
- the flgA gene encoding flagellar basal body P-ring formation protein FlgA, with translation MFIRIILLFLFLASSLLAYAAETDLVLDTAERYVRLQSQGMSGQVKITMGKLDVSRLPPCSAHEAFSPPGARLRGRSHVGVRCLGPNIWSVYVPVNISVIGNYVTTSRPLSAGQTLSATDLTTLSGDLTSQPTGVVIDPQKAIGKTLRNSLGAGQPLRTDQLLAPLVIRQGQTVNVISKGSGFTVSAEGKALNNAAEGQLAQIRMNSGQTLTGVANADGSVEISF, from the coding sequence ATGTTCATTCGCATCATCTTGTTGTTTCTTTTTCTGGCGTCAAGCCTCCTAGCATACGCAGCGGAGACCGATCTCGTTCTCGACACGGCAGAGCGCTACGTTCGCCTGCAATCGCAGGGCATGTCCGGCCAAGTCAAAATCACAATGGGGAAACTGGACGTCAGTCGCCTGCCCCCCTGTAGCGCGCACGAAGCTTTCTCGCCACCGGGGGCCCGACTGAGGGGCAGGAGCCATGTCGGTGTTCGCTGTCTGGGGCCGAACATCTGGAGCGTTTATGTCCCAGTGAATATTTCGGTCATCGGTAACTACGTGACAACCAGCCGCCCCCTGAGCGCCGGCCAGACACTCAGCGCCACTGATCTGACAACCTTGTCAGGCGACCTAACCAGCCAACCTACCGGCGTCGTCATCGATCCGCAAAAGGCAATCGGGAAAACCTTACGCAATTCGCTGGGCGCTGGCCAGCCCTTGCGTACAGACCAGTTGCTCGCGCCATTGGTTATCCGCCAAGGCCAAACCGTCAATGTCATCTCTAAAGGTTCCGGTTTTACCGTCAGCGCCGAGGGTAAAGCATTGAACAACGCGGCAGAAGGGCAGCTCGCACAAATTCGCATGAATTCTGGACAAACGCTTACTGGTGTCGCCAATGCAGACGGTAGTGTAGAAATTTCTTTTTAA
- a CDS encoding flagellar basal body P-ring protein FlgI, translating to MKTKSGKLFYQSAILAAFILPLWSQPAVAERIKDLASIQGVRNNQLIGYGIVVGLDNTGDQTTQTPFTTQAIGNMLSQMGVNLTQEQSQKLQLKNVAAVMVTANLPAYSRPGQPIDVTVSSMGNAKSLRGGTLVMTQLKGADGQVYAIAQGNVLVGGAGASSGGSKVTVNHLSAGRIPAGATVERAVPTPVGQGGVVYYELGSSDYGTVQKVADAINKSGGPGTAQAIDGRRISVRVPDEADARVAFLGRIDNLDVQPMVGMAKVIVNPRTGSVVMNQKVTLESCAVAHGNLSVVVDSGQPQFGQSADIQVKQDNGSLMNVKAGANLSDVVKALNALGANPMDLLAILQAMKAAGALHAELEVI from the coding sequence ATGAAGACGAAAAGCGGCAAATTGTTCTATCAGTCGGCAATTCTGGCCGCCTTCATCCTGCCGCTGTGGAGTCAGCCGGCAGTTGCCGAGCGAATCAAGGATCTGGCCAGTATCCAGGGCGTGCGCAACAACCAGTTGATTGGCTACGGTATTGTCGTCGGTCTCGATAACACCGGCGACCAAACCACACAGACGCCATTTACCACTCAGGCCATCGGCAACATGTTGTCGCAGATGGGGGTCAATCTGACCCAGGAGCAATCCCAGAAGCTGCAATTGAAAAATGTGGCTGCTGTGATGGTTACGGCCAATTTGCCCGCTTATTCCCGGCCGGGACAGCCGATTGATGTAACGGTTTCTTCAATGGGAAATGCCAAGAGCCTGCGTGGCGGGACGCTGGTGATGACCCAGTTGAAGGGTGCTGATGGCCAGGTTTACGCGATTGCACAGGGCAATGTGCTCGTTGGGGGGGCGGGCGCTTCATCCGGTGGTTCCAAGGTCACAGTCAATCACCTTTCAGCTGGCAGAATTCCCGCCGGGGCGACGGTTGAGCGAGCCGTTCCAACCCCTGTCGGACAAGGTGGTGTGGTTTATTACGAACTGGGCAGCAGCGATTACGGCACGGTGCAGAAAGTCGCCGATGCGATCAACAAAAGCGGCGGGCCTGGCACAGCACAGGCGATCGATGGACGTCGCATCTCGGTTCGCGTCCCTGATGAAGCTGACGCTCGCGTTGCCTTCCTGGGGCGTATCGATAATCTGGATGTTCAGCCGATGGTCGGGATGGCGAAAGTCATTGTCAATCCACGGACCGGTTCCGTGGTGATGAATCAGAAAGTGACGCTGGAGTCATGTGCCGTTGCACACGGAAATCTCTCAGTGGTGGTGGACAGCGGGCAACCGCAGTTCGGCCAAAGCGCAGACATCCAGGTAAAGCAGGACAATGGCAGCTTGATGAACGTCAAGGCGGGCGCCAATCTGTCTGATGTGGTCAAGGCATTGAATGCACTAGGGGCCAATCCCATGGATTTGCTGGCCATTCTCCAGGCGATGAAGGCGGCTGGCGCCTTGCACGCTGAGCTCGAAGTCATCTGA
- a CDS encoding flagellar hook assembly protein FlgD yields the protein MASVTNTTSTTAADVFASINGTTKSSTSSTAAAAENKFLTLLITQIQNQDPLNPMDNAQITTQLAQLNTVTGIEKLNSTLTDLLSGYNETQGLQAAGIIGKNVMVAGNALPLSGSKAYGGALLDMAADTVTLNIKDATGKVVQTENLGAKDAGSFYFVWDGKDASGNTLADGNYTFTVDASAGSNTVTATAMKIGTVSAVARSNGGFVLDLGALGDVAFKDVQQIL from the coding sequence ATGGCTAGCGTTACAAATACCACTTCGACGACCGCAGCGGATGTTTTTGCGTCGATCAATGGCACCACCAAGTCCTCGACTTCGAGCACGGCAGCGGCTGCGGAAAACAAATTCCTGACGTTGTTGATAACTCAGATCCAGAACCAAGATCCGCTCAACCCGATGGACAACGCTCAGATCACGACGCAACTGGCTCAGTTGAATACCGTTACCGGCATCGAAAAGCTTAATTCCACGCTGACAGATCTTCTGTCCGGCTACAACGAAACGCAGGGTCTGCAGGCGGCAGGCATCATCGGCAAAAATGTGATGGTGGCCGGCAATGCTTTGCCGCTCTCCGGCAGCAAGGCCTATGGCGGCGCTCTGCTCGATATGGCAGCCGATACTGTGACCTTGAATATCAAGGATGCCACCGGCAAGGTAGTGCAGACCGAAAACCTGGGCGCCAAGGATGCTGGCAGTTTCTATTTTGTGTGGGATGGCAAGGATGCAAGCGGCAATACGCTGGCTGACGGTAACTACACCTTTACGGTTGATGCCTCGGCGGGCAGCAACACGGTCACCGCGACAGCCATGAAAATTGGCACGGTTTCTGCTGTTGCTAGAAGCAATGGTGGTTTCGTCCTTGATCTTGGTGCCTTGGGCGATGTTGCCTTCAAGGACGTCCAGCAAATTCTGTGA